Proteins from a genomic interval of Yarrowia lipolytica chromosome 1E, complete sequence:
- a CDS encoding uncharacterized protein (Truncated form of YALI0E24387g, weakly similar to DEHA-IPF11745.1 Debaryomyces hansenii DEHA0E14960g) — MDDQPSIVHRNVLSSPVIEHIFQCRNAEGVPFHVILRTTSLVIANQTHTLPARLLSACVIEDKTPDKLSRDHLLICMSSGELLLVKVYETGATPQVLDATTIFPRNKPNLSGLGGKICVDASSTLAAIGSFAEFVLLVEIRALADKPKRFFKEKHVVSSAGAPATFNSPRSTAMDYCFNMIASTEEDHGVYLSALFVNERQRLTLETYLWRPKYPVKTVSKLPLPIMDLPVFLFFNDTVSGSVILACPKNLYLVKFNDMLSGVTTFPSCTIDSFPVAHYRSEDASHVYISCEDGSILEVVATNSTISVKTVVKTDVDLGKTFILEEADEESYLLGYGGDASDGRLLQITKSDAKSFVMETIASFPNWAPASDIEIIHGNIYVASGVENTGALTQLNPGSRITTLYNEESDQYDTISSVTFGSGLFPVSYIVVSSPIRSKIRQSMYKDAISEDPNPRFWDLAEDCGFEFDQKTLHTGFTTNGLFVQITPNTLVLTDLSGHKCTLDQSIVLGSVGPNNLLATVGNVPGNDRNLSVYRIASSVKPDAFELIKSIPLDAPVTLLKVIEDHIVVGTHDAINFYDIEDLTAVSTGLPFTPCDMLINSAFELLIGCRTGHLLFCSFTSQGEVTVNSYRQFGDTPVRITSLQFQDYILVASDSVYILNLANNSPPLQIHNDDSSNEVIIGECPVFIGEANPETAMSVFACFLTPAQLKLVDLELAHSVVEFKIELGKTPRRLLYLDDVNLLVITLLGEMDPDTGNHLAFVDLATRAVVSPNVFMDRRKHGGVTVFSRKEVIYCMAEWRLSLDSQEYRYLVTGSGYTTSTKGRLVILSYKVKNGEVSLGKQAAWTVPEPVFAVCQLSKNTLVYSFGRMISVAKFSGPSIEYKSGPEYEFPSKVVKLTVTSPGEVIASTMNNGIIVLTYEDDKFCRVAKDSVYRSCLNHGVSDSLIAVADKERCVSFLARDDGITLLKPTGKVFLPSFVSKLLLSDNKPVWRKQPSQMFQNPSILCLSMSGEITKMYIMTKQEKEYWDKELAVMKREKLKDSLLDLDSEDFMEDYNGSTNPIDSHSVSYVSFPTPLSPAPTMWSDFDLNSTNIINGTALFQMYYGTDNPIIDALNEM; from the exons ATGGACGACCAACCTAGCATTGTGCACAGAAACGTGCTCAGCAGCCCCGTCATTGAGCACATTTTCCAGTGTCGAAACGCCGAAGGAGTGCCGTTTCACGTTATCCTCAGG acaacCTCACTTGTCATCGCCAACCAAACACATACGCTGCCCGCCAGACTGCTATCGGCATGCGTCATCGAAGATAAGACCCCTGACAAGCTCTCCAGAGACCATCTTCTCATCTGCATGTCGTCTGgagagctgctgctggtaaAGGTGTACGAGACGGGCGCCACACCGCAGGTGCTCGATGCCACGACCATTTTCCCGCGCAACAAACCCAACCTCAGCGGTCTGGGAGGCAAAATATGCGTGGACGCCTCCTCGACTTTAGCAGCAATAGGATCATTTGCCGAGTTTgtgctgctggtggagaTCAGAGCTCTTGCCGACAAACCAAAACGGTTCTTCAAAGAGAAACACGTGGTCTCGAGTGCCGGTGCCCCAGCCACATTCAATTCTCCACGCTCCACGGCCATGGACTACTGTTTCAACATGATTGCATccacagaagaagaccatgGCGTGTACTTGTCTGCATTATTTGTGAACGAACGACAACGACTGACTCTCGAGACATACCTCTGGCGTCCCAAATATCCCGTCAAAACCGTCTCTAAACTCCCTCTGCCCATCATGGATCTGCCcgtcttcctcttcttcaacgacACAGTGTCTGGTTCCGTCATTCTAGCGTGTCCCAAGAACCTGTATCTGGTCAAGTTCAACGACATGCTCAGCGGAGTGACCACGTTTCCTTCGTGCACAATAGACTCATTTCCCGTGGCTCATTACAGAAGTGAAGACGCAAGCCACGTGTACATTTCGTGTGAGGATGGCTCGATTCTGGAAGTTGTGGCTACAAACTCTACCATCAGTGTCAAAACGGTTGTCAAGACAGATGTTGATCTTGGAAAGACGTTTATTTTGGAAGAAGCTGATGAGGAGAGCTACTTGCTGGGATACGGAGGAGATGCATCTGATGGACGGCTGTTGCAGATCACGAAAAGTGACGCGAAATCGTTCGTTATGGAGACGATAGCCTCGTTTCCCAATTGGGCACCTGCTTCCGATATCGAAATCATTCACGGAAACATATACGTTGCCAGCGGAGTTGAAAACACCGGCGCTCTGACCCAACTGAACCCTGGAAGTCGAATCACAACTCTCTACAATGAAGAGTCAGACCAATACGACACCATTTCGAGCGTCACGTTCGGCTCTGGACTATTTCCTGTGTCCTACATTGTCGTTTCTTCGCCCATAAGAAGCAAAATCAGACAATCCATGTACAAAGACGCGATCAGTGAAGATCCCAACCCTCGGTTTTGGGATCTGGCTGAAGATTGTGGGTTCGAATTTGACCAAAAGACACTGCACACTGGTTTCACCACAAATGGGCTGTTTGTACAAATCACTCCAAATACACTGGTATTGACTGATCTCTCAGGACACAAATGCACCCTGGACCAATCAATTGTACTGGGAAGCGTGGGACCCAACAATCTTCTGGCCACGGTAGGGAACGTCCCTGGTAACGATCGAAACTTGTCAGTCTACCGAATAGCTTCCAGTGTGAAACCTGACGCGtttgagctcatcaagtccATTCCATTAGACGCCCCAGTGACTCTGTTGAAGGTCATTGAAGATCACATTGTTGTCGGAACACATGATGCTATTAACTTCTACGATATCGAAGACCTGACAGCTGTTTCGACCGGTCTGCCATTCACACCCTGTGATATGCTGATCAACAGTGCATTCGAGTTGCTGATTGGATGTCGAACGGGACATTTACTGTTCTGTTCATTCACTTCTCAGGGTGAGGTCACTGTCAACTCATACAGACAATTTGGAGATACCCCCGTGCGCATTACATCGCTACAATTCCAGGACTACATTCTTGTCGCTTCAGACAGCGTGTACATTCTGAACCTGGCCAACAACTCTCCTCCTTTGCAGATTCACAACGATGACTCCTCCAATGAAGTTATCATCGGTGAATGTCCCGTGTTCATCGGAGAAGCCAACCCCGAAACAGCtatgtctgtgtttgcttGTTTCCTGACTCCAGCTCAGCTTAAACTGGTTGATCTGGAGCTCGCACATTCTGTGGTAGAGTTCAAAATCGAGCTTGGAAAGACGCCACGAAGACTTCTGTACCTCGACGACGTCAATTTACTTGTCATCACGCTCCTGGGAGAAATGGACCCCGATACAGGTAACCATCTGGCATTTGTGGACCTGGCTACTCGAGCAGTGGTTTCTCCAAACGTGTTCATGGATAGACGCAAACACGGAGGCGTGACGGTCTTCTCGCGAAAAGAAGTCATCTACTGCATGGCCGAATGGCGACTGTCTCTCGACAGCCAGGAGTACCGGTACCTGGTTACTGGATCGGGATACACAACATCCACCAAGGGCCGTCTGGTGATTCTCAGCTACAAGGTGAAGAACGGAGAAGTATCTCTGGGCAAGCAGGCAGCCTGGACTGTTCCCGAACCCGTGTTTGCTGTCTGTCAGCTGTCCAAGAACACATTGGTGTACTCTTTCGGACGCATGATTTCCGTGGCCAAATTCTCTGGTCCCTCCATCGAATACAAATCTGGTCCTGAGTATGAGTTCCCCAGTAAGGTGGTGAAACTGACTGTCACGAGCCCGGGAGAAGTCATTGCCAGTACTATGAACAATGGCATCATAGTGTTGACCTATGAAGATGACAAGTTTTGCAGAGTGGCCAAAGATTCGGTTTACAGATCGTGTTTGAACCATGGAGTGTCAGATTCACTTATTGCAGTTGCCGACAAGGAACGATGTGTATCGTTTCTGGCTCGCGACGACGGAATTACGTTGCTGAAACCCACGGGAAAGGTTTTCCTTCCTTCCTTCGTGTCCAAGCTGCTCCTCTCCGACAACAAACCTGTCTGGCGCAAACAGCCGTCGCAAATGTTCCAGAACCCGTCGATTCTGTGCTTGAGCATGTCTGGAGAAATCACCAAAATGTACATAATGACCAaacaggagaaggagtactgggacaaggagctggcggTCATGAAGCGCGAAAAGCTAAAGGACTCgcttctggatctcgacTCGGAAGACTTCATGGAAGATTACAATGGTTCTACCAACCCCATTGATTCTCACTCTGTCTCTTACGTTTCCTTCCCCACGCCTCTTTCACCAGCTCCTACAATGTGGTCTGACTTCGatctcaactccaccaacatcaTTAATGGCACGGCACTGTTCCAAATGTACTACGGAACAGACAACCCCATTATTGATGCTCTCAATGAGATGTAA
- a CDS encoding uncharacterized protein (Compare to YALI0E24409g, similar to sgd|S0028514 uniprot|Q3E7A9 Saccharomyces cerevisiae YMR194C-B uncharacterized protein, similar to Saccharomyces cerevisiae YMR194C-B; ancestral locus Anc_6.284) has product MAEEEIDYNSQPCHAYACRIQDCLQRSGYNESKCTKLIDELYECCAKFYMSKGEDARSTSCPKPNLLKLKIQQRESKDVDAVLLEFAKK; this is encoded by the exons AtggctgaagaagaaatcGACTACAACTCGCAGCCTTGCCACGCCTATGCCTGTCGGATCCAGG actGCCTGCAGCGATCGGGCTACAACGAGAGCAAGTGCACCAAGCTGATTGACGAACTGTACGAGTGCTGTGCCAAGTTTTACATGTCCAAGGGTGAGGATGCCCGATCCACCAGTTGTCCCAAGCCCAACctgctcaagctcaagatcCAGCAGCGAGAGTCCAAGGATGTCGATGCCGTTCTTCTCGAATTTGCCAAGAAATAG
- a CDS encoding uncharacterized protein (Compare to YALI0E24431g, weakly similar to uniprot|P38086 Saccharomyces cerevisiae YBR073w RDH54 required for mitotic diploid- specific recombination and repair and meiosis), whose amino-acid sequence MYRRPAKRRVPNPDVLLAPFKPLTQNLPPKTDPKPSISESSDSECASDDDEQEKLRVKRRKLKEQQEEEERQKQEAEKKRQAELREQNRRISKEEAAQMLKAVAEPKRARQADLGVLRSAEEIEQELQIRERKERVESERISARNLSFNALYRKKLGHKKKHKTWDGDGIVVVKGETLSLYTPEGKGIVRGFKLQPQVVVEEGQVLKVGPLEIELESTVVEAQRGVLGMVEDIESRTAVEKGRSASALRESPVPTNDTPEPLSVEATSAVVTETYTLPAPTTFKAVKRLRVKLPQKITEENFATFIQDVKIDPLLNTALRPHQREAVDFLYRCVMGFNPTSGYGALLADEMGMGKTLMSIALIWTLLKQTPLKGEPPLAKRVLIVCPVTLVNNWKTEIKKWLGPSRLGVMAITDSMSIDLGTVIRDFTYGRVNQVMIIGYERLLRISDQLQSANFDLVICDEGHRMKTAGNKAANAIQSLGVARKIILSGTPIQNDLKEFFVMVDFLNPGLLGSFQQFNKDYIIPIVRSRAPDAFPSELEKGQKQSARLSSITGQFILRRTADILSRFLPPKTETVLFCLPNAQQTEIYTKLSSEYLNRLERHQVDSFKSILSLRKVCNSPILLSEDGPALDSGKAYLRNSGKMNTLFRMIGQLRARNKMDPDNAEKVVIVSSFTQTLDVIEGLVKDLKLSFTRLDGSVQASARAKIVKQFNSSSADSCFVFLLSARAGGVGINLIGASRLFLFDPDWNPAVDLQAMARIHRDGQKKPVYIYRLLTTGCIDEKIFQRQTIKTGLANSLIEGTEEADTFTDEELKKLFSMDVLTHCNTHDLMECKCEHNGGDLGEVVEEVQVTKATASDSFTTARELEKNQDKQQRSLKSLLEYKHISPDVVREQWDSLSEIGDVLLEKIVGEKNDLVSYILTKTSVQALDEVDTVDVVEE is encoded by the coding sequence ATGTATCGACGCCCTGCGAAGCGCCGGGTGCCCAATCCCGATGTTCTTTTGGCGCCTTTCAAGCCGCTGACGCAAAATCTGCCTCCAAAAACCGACCCCAAACCCTCAATATCAGAATCGTCCGACTCGGAGTGTGCCAGTGACGATGATGAACAGGAAAAGCTGCGGGTCAAACGACGAAAGCTGAAGGAGcaacaggaggaggaagagcgCCAGAAACAGGAAGCTGAAAAGAAACGACAGGCCGAACTCCGGGAGCAAAACCGACGCATTTCAAAGGAAGAAGCGGCCCAGATGCTCAAGGCCGTGGCAGAACCAAAACGTGCCAGACAAGCGGATCTGGGTGTGCTGAGGTctgccgaggagattgaaCAGGAGCTCCAGATCCGGGAGCGCAAGGAACGCGTGGAGTCCGAGAGAATCAGCGCCAGAAACCTCTCGTTCAATGCTCTGTATCGAAAGAAGCTGGGGCACAAAAAGAAGCATAAGACATgggatggagatggaatCGTGGTCGTTAAGGGAGAAACACTGTCGCTCTACACCCCTGAAGGTAAGGGGATCGTTCGGGGTTTCAAATTGCAGCCCCAGGTAGTCGTTGAAGAGGGTCAGGTGCTGAAGGTGGGTCCTCTAGAGATCGAACTTGAAAGTACCGTGGTGGAGGCCCAAAGAGGAGTGCTAGGCATGGTGGAGGATATTGAGTCACGTACAGCAGTTGAGAAAGGTCGTTCTGCTTCCGCATTACGTGAGTCTCCTGTTCCAACAAATGATACTCCAGAGCCATTGTCAGTTGAAGCAACTTCAGCGGTTGTGACGGAAACATACACGCTTCCTGCTCCCACGACTTTCAAGGCAGTGAAACGTCTACGTGTTAAACTACCACAGAAGATCACAGAGGAAAACTTTGCGACATTCATTCAGGATGTCAAAATTGACCCTCTGTTGAACACTGCCCTTCGGCCTCATCAGCGCGAAGCAGTCGACTTTTTGTACCGTTGTGTGATGGGTTTCAACCCCACATCAGGCTATGGAGCTCTCTTGGCCGACGAAATGGGTATGGGTAAAACACTGATGTCGATTGCTTTAATTTGGACGCTATTGAAGCAGACTCCGCTCAAAGGGGAACCTCCTCTAGCTAAACGAGTGCTGATTGTCTGTCCTGTGACTCTAGTGAACAACTGGAAGACTGAAATCAAGAAATGGTTGGGCCCTTCACGACTAGGTGTTATGGCCATTACTGACAGTATGAGCATTGATCTGGGAACGGTGATTCGAGATTTCACCTATGGACGGGTAAACCAGGTGATGATTATCGGCTACGAACGTCTCCTGCGAATTTCTGATCAGTTGCAGTCTGCCAACTTTGATCTGGTCATCTGTGACGAAGGTCATCGAATGAAAACTGCCGGAAACAAAGCCGCTAATGCCATCCAGAGTCTGGGGGTCGCCCGAAAGATCATTCTCAGTGGTACTCCGATCCAGAAcgatctcaaggagttcTTTGTCATGGTTGATTTCCTCAATCCCGGTCTACTGGGCTCTTTCCAGCAGTTCAACAAAGACTACATAATTCCCATTGTGCGGTCTCGTGCACCCGATGCATTCCCCAGTGAGCTCGAAAAGGGTCAAAAACAGTCTGCTCGATTGTCGTCAATCACTGGCCAGTTCATTTTACGTCGAACTGCTGACATTTTGTCTCGCTTCTTGCCCCCCAAGACTGAGACtgttctcttctgtctccCCAACGCCCAGCAAACGGAAATATACACCAAGCTGTCTTCCGAGTATCTGAATCGACTCGAACGCCACCAAGTTGACTCGTTCAAGTCGATACTGTCACTCAGAAAAGTGTGTAACTCGCCCATTCTTTTGTCTGAGGATGGACCAGCCCTAGACTCGGGAAAGGCATATTTGCGTAACTCTGGTAAGATGAACACGCTGTTTCGCATGATTGGTCAACTGCGAGCACGTAACAAGATGGATCCTGACAACGCAGAGAAGGTTGTCATTGTATCGTCCTTTACGCAAACTCTGGATGTTATTGAGGGGCTGGTAAAGGACCTTAAGCTGTCATTCACTCGTCTGGATGGATCCGTACAAGCTTCTGCACGTGCCAAGATTGTCAAACAATTCAATTCTTCTTCCGCAGATAGCTGTTTTGTGTTTCTCTTGTCGGCgcgagctggaggagtgggtATCAATCTGATTGGTGCGTCTCGATTGTTCCTGTTTGACCCGGATTGGAATCCTGCTGTCGACTTACAAGCCATGGCTCGTATCCATCGAGAtggccagaagaagcccgtGTATATCTACCGTCTCCTTACTACTGGATGcattgacgagaagatTTTCCAGCGACAAACTATCAAGACCGGTCTGGCCAACTCCCTGATTGAAGGCACAGAAGAGGCTGATACGTTCACGGatgaggagctcaagaaacTCTTCTCTATGGACGTGCTGACCCATTGTAATACGCATGACTTAATGGAGTGCAAGTGTGAACACAATGGAGGTGATCTGGGAGAGGTGGTTGAGGAAGTGCAAGTGACCAAGGCCACAGCTTCAGATTCGTTCACTACGGCTCGTGAactggagaagaaccaaGACAAACAACAGAGGAGTCTCAAGAGTTTGCTGGAATACAAGCATATCAGTCCAGATGTTGTTCGTGAGCAATGGGACAGTCTGTCTGAGATTGGAGATgtgttgctggagaagattgtggGAGAGAAGAATGATTTGGTTAGTTATATTCTGACCAAGACTTCAGTTCAAGCGTTAGACGAGGTTGATACGGTGGACGTTGTGGAGGAATGA